A single region of the Eremothecium gossypii ATCC 10895 chromosome V, complete sequence genome encodes:
- the BMT2 gene encoding 25S rRNA (adenine2142-N1)-methyltransferase (Syntenic homolog of Saccharomyces cerevisiae YBR141C), protein MLARKRRSITGKSAVKHTPAIKPSKARKVIRRYHVLLQKRRAICKLLGIPVAENDEVLNERQIARYVTDAGLQEQYRLGADMAHPDEKVERELLKIQKMRESPLLVQMLGYVMAEINGPRGLQNYQAASTVGQTASRGGDTSRQLVPWLREAGTPADARALEIGALSAANCISTCGLLRTVVRIDLHSNDSTAIEEQDFMLRPLPQADADAFDLISCSLVLNFVPTPLARGEMLLRFRSFLRGPRPLLFIVLPLPCMENSRYMNSEYFCNMMTALGYNCLYQRSAKKLIYFLFASRTGMPAPYPLKYTRKHQLADGPAMNNFSITLPALSSPRI, encoded by the coding sequence ATGCTGGCCAGGAAGCGAAGAAGCATTACGGGCAAGAGCGCCGTCAAACATACGCCGGCAATCAAACCATCCAAAGCACGTAAGGTCATCCGGCGCTACCACGTTCTCCTACAGAAACGGCGGGCAATATGCAAGCTCCTGGGAATACCGGTGGCTGAGAATGACGAAGTGCTGAACGAGCGGCAAATAGCACGGTACGTGACAGACGCTGGACTGCAGGAACAGTACCGGCTGGGCGCGGACATGGCGCACCCAGACGAGAAGGtcgagcgcgagctgctcaAAATACAGAAGATGCGCGAGTCGCCGCTGCTCGTGCAGATGCTCGGCTACGTAATGGCCGAGATTAACGGGCCGCGTGGGCTACAGAACTACCAGGCGGCGAGCACTGTCGGGCAAACGGCCAGCCGCGGGGGAGACACCTCGCGTCAGCTGGTTCCGTGGCTGCGCGAAGCGGGCACGCCAGCGGACGCGCGAGCTCTCGAAATCGGCGCGCTCAGCGCCGCAAACTGCATATCCACCTGCGGCCTCCTCCGCACGGTGGTCCGCATCGATCTTCACTCGAACGACTCGACTGCCATTGAGGAGCAGGACTTCATGCTCCGCCCCCTGCCACAGGCCGACGCCGATGCCTTTGACCTCATCTCCTGCTCCCTGGTGCTCAATTTTGTGCCCACGCCGTTGGCGCGTGGCGAGATGCTCCTGCGCTTCCGCTCCTTTCTGCGAGGGCCCCGGCCGCTGCTCTTCATtgtgctgccgctgcccTGTATGGAGAATTCCCGCTACATGAATTCGGAGTACTTCTGCAACATGATGACTGCACTCGGATACAATTGCTTGTATCAGCGCTCGGCCAAGAAGCTCATCTACTTTCTATTTGCTTCTCGGACAGGCATGCCAGCACCATACCCTCTGAAATACACCCGGAAGCACCAGTTGGCCGATGGCCCTGCCATGAACAACTTCTCCATAACCCTCCCAGCACTCTCTAGCCCTCGTATATAG
- the MAK5 gene encoding ATP-dependent RNA helicase (Syntenic homolog of Saccharomyces cerevisiae YBR142W (MAK5)), with the protein MSPTNNGRNKKLGPRRKVPGRVSKSKSRAKVQAGDAKRVLDANALKWEKVDVPDTLGDFGGFYGLEEIDGVDVEVVDGKVQFVARDESRLKSPADAVDGTDMVEVDEDAGMEDVTEFRNLDDVAEGELSALSDEGSASEDDGSDSSGSSDMDEDDDQELQSEIFNKDIGLDEAEAPELPSWTNTMKLSATVLQGLSRLGFSNPTEIQLQSIPKALDGHDIMGKASTGSGKTLAYGIPILEGIIRDDTDSRPIGLIFTPTRELAHQVTDHLREVGALLVKRNPYSIMCLTGGLSIQKQERLLKYKGSARVVVATPGRFLELLEKDQTLIDRFAKVDTLVLDEADRLLQDGHFEEFERILKHLSRARKFTNGKKHGWKTMIYSATFSLDYFNKLSNTSWKKMKKAPSENEMEEVLKHLMTKIPFRGKPLIIDTNPEQKVASQIKESLIECLPTERDLYVYYFVTLYPGTTLVFCNAIDSVKKLNAYLHNLKISAFQIHSSMLQKNRLKSLEKFQEQAKKNQALNKPTVLIASDVAARGLDIPGIQHVIHYHLPRSADVYIHRSGRTARAENEGVAVTICSPQEAMGPLRKLRRVLAGKAGSKGKRWQNEIALLPVEPDIVSQLRERSRLASALADSEIATSSLSKDDNWLKKAADDLGIDVDSDDETKDTFLAKNKTKKLNKQLDKSTSKSYKMELNALLNTPIRKDARKSYLTGGLSNLADDLTKKKGHSSIIGHDKVDALTLLKSKSKRAKR; encoded by the coding sequence ATGTCACCAACTAACAATGGTCGAAACAAGAAGCTAGGTCCCAGGCGTAAGGTGCCGGGTCGCGTGTCAAAATCCAAAAGTCGTGCCAAAGTGCAGGCTGGAGACGCAAAGCGAGTGCTCGATGCAAACGCCCTGAAGTGGGAAAAGGTCGATGTACCAGATACGTTGGGCGATTTTGGGGGGTTTTACGGACTAGAAGAGATCGACGGCGTCGACGTGGAGGTCGTCGATGGAAAAGTGCAGTTTGTTGCCCGGGATGAGAGCCGTCTCAAGAGTCCTGCGGACGCTGTAGATGGCACAGATATGGTTGAGGTCGATGAGGATGCAGGGATGGAAGATGTCACGGAGTTCCGAAACTTGGATGATGTTGCGGAGGGCGAATTGAGCGCACTATCTGACGAGGGCTCGGCGTCGGAGGACGATGGTTCTGACTCTAGTGGGAGCTCTGATATGGATGAGGACGACGATCAGGAGCTTCAATCAGAAATATTCAATAAGGACATTGGCCTAGATGAAGCGGAAGCCCCAGAGCTTCCTTCGTGGACCAACACCATGAAGCTCTCTGCAACCGTGCTGCAAGGTTTGTCAAGGCTCGGTTTCAGCAATCCGACCGAAATCCAGCTGCAGTCTATACCAAAAGCGCTTGACGGCCATGATATTATGGGCAAGGCCAGCACAGGGTCCGGTAAAACTCTGGCATACGGTATCCCAATTCTAGAGGGCATTATACGTGATGACACAGACTCCCGCCCCATCGGCCTAATCTTCACTCCGACTAGAGAACTGGCACACCAGGTCACCGACCACCTGAGGGAAGTCGGCGCGTTATTGGTAAAGCGCAATCCTTATTCGATTATGTGTCTCACAGGAGGGCTTTCTATTCAGAAACAGGAGCGTCTCTTGAAATATAAGGGCTCCGCTCGGGTAGTCGTGGCTACGCCCGGTCGATTCCTGGAGCTACTCGAGAAAGATCAGACGTTGATAGACCGGTTTGCAAAGGTTGACACTTTGGTCTTGGATGAGGCAGACCGTCTACTACAAGACGGTCATTTCGAGGAGTTTGAACGTATCCTGAAGCACTTGAGTCGGGCGCGTAAGTTTACTAACGGAAAGAAACATGGTTGGAAAACCATGATCTACTCTGCTACATTCTCGCTTGATTACTTCAACAAGCTGTCGAACACTTCCTggaagaagatgaagaaAGCCCCATCAGAAAATGAGATGGAGGAAGTACTAAAGCATCTCATGACTAAGATCCCCTTCAGAGGGAAGCCATTGATTATAGACACAAACCCAGAGCAGAAGGTTGCATCGCAGATTAAAGAATCGCTGATAGAATGTCTGCCTACAGAGCGTGATTTATATGTCTACTACTTTGTGACATTATATCCTGGCACCACCCTTGTATTCTGTAACGCCATTGACTCTGTGAAGAAGCTAAATGCGTACTTGCATAACCTAAAGATTAGTGCATTCCAGATCCATTCATCCATGCTTCAAAAGAACAGACTAAAGAGTCTGGAAAAGTTCCAGGAACAAGCAAAGAAGAACCAGGCACTAAATAAACCGACTGTTTTAATTGCGAGTGACGTTGCCGCAAGAGGGTTGGATATCCCTGGTATTCAGCATGTTATCCACTACCATTTGCCGCGTTCTGCAGATGTCTACATCCATAGGTCTGGTCGGACAGCTCGGGCTGAAAACGAAGGTGTCGCAGTAACCATATGTTCCCCACAGGAGGCGATGGGACCGCTAAGGAAACTGCGCAGAGTCCTAGCTGGCAAGGCGGGGTCGAAGGGGAAACGGTGGCAGAATGAGATTGCCCTACTGCCAGTAGAACCGGACATTGTATCACAGCTTCGTGAGCGCAGTCGTCTGGCCAGCGCCCTGGCAGACAGTGAGATAGCTACTAGCTCGTTGAGTAAGGATGACAACTGGCTGAAGAAGGCTGCTGATGACCTGGGCATTGATGTTGACTCCGATGACGAAACCAAGGATACCTTCCTCGCTAAGAACAAGACTAAGAAATTAAACAAACAACTAGACAAATCAACTTCGAAGTCATACAAGATGGAATTGAACGCGTTACTAAATACACCAATTAGGAAAGACGCCAGGAAAAGCTACCTGACTGGCGGTCTCAGCAACCTTGCCGATGATCTGACCAAAAAGAAGGGACATAGCAGTATCATTGGTCATGATAAGGTCGATGCATTGACCCTGCTTAAAAGTAAGTCAAAGAGAGCTAAGCGCTGA
- the SUP45 gene encoding translation termination factor eRF1 (Syntenic homolog of Saccharomyces cerevisiae YBR143C (SUP45)): protein MDSGEAEKNIKIWKMKKLVKSLEKARGNGTSMISLVIPPGGQISQTQKKLTDEYGTASNIKSRVNRLSVLSAITSTQQKLKLYNQIPPNGLVLYCGDVITEEGKVKKVTFDIEPYKPINTKLYKCDNKFRTEVLSELLEADEKFGFIVMDGQGCLFGMLSGNTRTVLQKFTVDLPKKHGRGGQSAVRFARLREEKRHNYVRKVAEVAVQNFITNDKVNVKGLILAGSADFKTDLAKSELFDLRLAAKIVKIVDVSYGSENGFNQAIELSAEALANVKFIQEKKLLTEYFDEISQDSGKFCYGVDDTLKALDLGAVEKLIVFENLEIVRYVFKTSEDEEVIKFATPTQEDKSYAIDKATGTEMEVKEEQLLIEWLAEHYKEFGANLEFISDKSSEGAQFVTGFGGIGGILRYKVNFDQLADDSEDEYYDDDEGSDYDFI from the coding sequence ATGGATAGTGGTGAAGCTGAAAAGAACATCAAAATTTGGAAGATGAAGAAGCTGGTGAAGTCGTTGGAGAAGGCTAGAGGTAACGGGACGTCGATGATATCGCTAGTAATTCCTCCAGGTGGCCAGATTTCACAGACTCAGAAGAAGCTGACGGATGAATACGGTACCGCGTCGAACATCAAGTCTCGCGTGAACCGTTTGTCGGTGCTGTCTGCCATTACGTCGACACAGCAGAAGCTAAAACTTTACAACCAAATTCCACCCAACGGGCTGGTGTTGTACTGTGGTGATGTGATCACGGAAGAAGGCAAGGTCAAGAAGGTTACATTTGATATCGAGCCGTACAAGCCCATCAACACTAAGCTATACAAGTGTGACAATAAGTTCCGGACGGAGGTGCTCtcggagctgctggaggcTGACGAGAAGTTCGGGTTCATTGTGATGGATGGTCAGGGGTGTCTTTTCGGTATGTTGTCCGGTAACACCCGGACTGTTCTACAAAAGTTCACTGTGGACTTGCCGAAGAAGCACGGTAGAGGTGGTCAATCCGCGGTGCGTTTCGCCCGTTTGAGAGAGGAGAAGAGACACAACTATGTGCGCAAGGTCGCTGAGGTGGCAGTGCAGAACTTCATCACAAACGACAAAGTTAATGTTAAGGGGCTAATTTTGGCTGGTTCTGCGGACTTCAAGACGGACTTGGCCAAGTCTGAACTGTTTGACCTGAGGTTGGCAGCCAAGATTGTGAAGATTGTAGATGTATCGTACGGTAGTGAAAATGGTTTCAACCAGGCTATTGAGCTGTCCGCCGAGGCGCTGGCCAACGTTAAGTTCATTCAGGAGAAGAAGTTGCTCACCGAGTACTTTGATGAAATTTCCCAGGATTCGGGCAAATTCTGCTACGGTGTTGACGATACTCTGAAAGCGCTAGATTTGGGTGCGGTGGAGAAATTGATTGTGTTTGAAAATCTAGAGATTGTTCGGTACGTGTTTAAGACTTCTGAAGACGAGGAAGTGATCAAGTTTGCCACTCCGACGCAGGAGGACAAGTCCTACGCGATTGACAAGGCTACAGGGACAGAGATGGAGGTAAAGGAGGAACAGTTGTTAATTGAGTGGCTGGCAGAGCATTACAAGGAGTTTGGTGCCAACTTGGAGTTCATATCGGACAAGTCATCGGAGGGTGCGCAGTTCGTTACTGGTTTCGGTGGTATCGGCGGTATATTGCGCTACAAGGTCAACTTCGACCAGTTGGCCGACGACTCTGAAGATGAGTATTACGATGATGACGAGGGTTCTGACTACGATTTCATTTAG